In Acipenser ruthenus chromosome 6, fAciRut3.2 maternal haplotype, whole genome shotgun sequence, the following proteins share a genomic window:
- the LOC117411419 gene encoding TGF-beta-activated kinase 1 and MAP3K7-binding protein 2-like isoform X2, with protein MAQGSQQIDTQVLHDLCQKFPEVPEGVVSQCILQNNNNLDACCQFLSHESTKYLYGEGDLNFPDDSSISGLRNHMTQLNLGLQSQNVYHPSGWEGVRMNGSRTLAHSLSDGPLQAEQPNTEFFQQEPQSAPVQGPSHLNVFGVMDTTRNPHPPQHLGLYQLGGKGNSASSQQAPRFNPITVTLAPNIQTGRNTPTSLHIHGGPPPALNSPQGNSIYIRPYVTQSGTTRQTSQQQQVGWSQFGPSSQQQQQIYQITHPSQLPGPCTHPSQYSSTHTSTHQPQGHQTSHVYMPISSPTTAQAPPFIQAAPGSQPSSSSSFSQYNIQNISTGPRKNQIEIKLESPQRSNSNTTTAVLRPGGVGSGCGGPRSSSSTAVPSSSAATCSTTPLSISSQSLSRSQPTVYIAASPPTSSAAAAAAAAEEASMASSGSRTHPKFYISANANPTGDDPSLRNPPTLYISSNPQMPGTAACRNMAGQVSMGPAYIHHHPPKSRASMGSCGTATSPRVVVTQPNTKYTFKITVSPNKPPAVSPGVVSPTFEATNLLSVPSDHFAEPEAHHLSDPLLVQRERPSEARKLSMGADDAAYTQALMIHQKARMERLWHELEMKKKKLEKLKAEVNEMETDLTRRRLQRSNSVAQIPSLEEMQQLRCRNRKLQIDIDCLTKEIDLLQTKGPHFNPSAIYNFYDNIGFLGPVPPKPKEQRSLVKTPKTVPDTEEDEGAQWNCTACTFLNHPALNRCEQCEFPRHF; from the exons ATGGCCCAGGGAAGTCAGCAGATTGATACCCAGGTGTTACATGACCTGTGCCAGAAGTTTCCTGAGGTACCTGAGGGTGTTGTATCCCAGTGTATACTGCAG AATAATAACAATTTGGATGCCTGTTGTCAATTCCTGTCTCATGAGAGCACCAAGTATCTTTATGGAGAAGGAGATCTAAACTTCCCTGACGATTCCAGCATTTCCGGACTTCGAAATCACATGACCCAGCTGAACCTTGGCTTGCAGTCGCAGAATGTGTATCACCCATCCGGCTGGGAAGGAGTTAGAATGAATGGGAGCAGGACTCTGGCCCACAGCCTCAGTGACGGGCCCCTCCAGGCCGAACAGCCAAACACCGAATTTTTTCAGCAAGAACCCCAGTCAGCTCCGGTGCAAGGGCCTTCCCACTTAAACGTCTTTGGAGTTATGGACACAACGCGAAACCCACATCCTCCGCAGCACCTTGGACTTTACCAGTTGGGTGGCAAAGGAAACTCTGCAAGCTCTCAACAGGCCCCTAGATTTAACCCTATCACAGTCACACTGGCCCCCAATATTCAGACTGGCCGAAACACCCCCACCTCTTTGCACATACACGGTGGGCCCCCGCCGGCTCTAAACAGTCCCCAGGGTAACTCTATCTATATTAGGCCTTATGTCACTCAATCTGGTACAACCCGGCAAACTTCTCAGCAGCAGCAAGTGGGTTGGTCACAATTTGGTCCCAgctcacaacagcagcagcagatctATCAGATCACCCATCCTTCCCAGTTGCCTGGCCCCTGTACTCACCCATCCCAGTACAGCTCTACACATACCTCAACGCACCAGCCACAGGGCCACCAGACGTCTCACGTCTACATGCCCATCAGCTCACCCACTACTGCTCAAGCGCCTCCTTTCATCCAGGCTGCTCCCGGCAGCCAGccttcttcatcttcctcttTCAGCCAATACAACATTCAGAACATCTCCACAGGGCCACGCAAGAACCAGATTGAAATCAAACTTGAATCACCCCAGCGGAGTAACTCCAACACCACCACTGCAGTGCTGCGCCCTGGAGGAGTAGGATCAGGCTGCGGCGGACCTCGTTCATCCTCCTCCACTGCTGTCCCTTCCTCCTCTGCTGCCACCTGTTCCACAACACCCTTATCCATCAGCAGTCAGTCACTGAGCCGCAGCCAACCCACCGTTTACATAGCTGCCAGCCCGCCCActtcctctgctgctgctgctgctgctgctgctgaggagGCCTCAATGGCTTCCTCTGGCTCCCGCACCCACCCCAAGTTTTACATTTCAGCCAACGCAAACCCCACGGGTGATGACCCTAGTCTCCGGAACCCGCCCACACTCTACATCTCTTCCAATCCACAAATGCCAGGGACAGCTGCCTGTCGGAACATGGCAGGGCAGGTGAGCATGGGCCCCGCCTACATCCACCACCACCCGCCCAAATCCCGGGCTTCCATGGGCAGTTGTGGCACCGCCACCTCGCCCAGGGTGGTGGTAACTCAGCCCAACACCAAGTACACTTTTAAAATCACAGTCTCTCCCAACAAGCCTCCGGCCGTCTCCCCTGGGGTGGTGTCCCCCACCTTCGAAGCCACCAATTTGCTCAGCGTTCCATCTGATCACTTTGCTGAACCCGAGGCCCATCATCTTTCGGACCCATTGTTAGTGCAGAGGGAAAGACCTAGCGAGGCCAGAAAACTCAGCATGGGAGCAGACGATGCAGCCTACACGCAAG CTTTAATGATACACCAGAAGGCCAGGATGGAGCGGCTCTGGCATGAACTTGAGATGAAGAAGAAAAAGCTGGAAAAACTAAAAGCCGAGGTGAATGAAATGGAGACTGACCTTACTCGAAGACGTCTACAAAGATCCAACTCCGTCGCCCAAATACCTTCA CTTGAGGAAATGCAACAGTTAAGATGCAGAAACAGAAAACTGCAGATAGACATTGACTGCTTAACCAAAGAAATTGATCTCCTTCAAACAAAAG gaCCACACTTTAATCCCAGCGCTATTTATAATTTCTATGACAACATTGGCTTTCTAGGTCCTGTTCCACCAAAGCCCAAAG AGCAGAGATCTCTTGTAAAAACACCAAAGACTGTACCAGACACAGAAGAGGATGAAGGGGCTCAGTGGAATTGTACTGCCTGTACCTTCCTGAATCACCCAGCCCTTAACCGCTGTGAACAGTGCGAGTTTCCTAGGCATTTCTGA
- the LOC117411419 gene encoding TGF-beta-activated kinase 1 and MAP3K7-binding protein 2-like isoform X1: MAQGSQQIDTQVLHDLCQKFPEVPEGVVSQCILQNNNNLDACCQFLSHESTKYLYGEGDLNFPDDSSISGLRNHMTQLNLGLQSQNVYHPSGWEGVRMNGSRTLAHSLSDGPLQAEQPNTEFFQQEPQSAPVQGPSHLNVFGVMDTTRNPHPPQHLGLYQLGGKGNSASSQQAPRFNPITVTLAPNIQTGRNTPTSLHIHGGPPPALNSPQGNSIYIRPYVTQSGTTRQTSQQQQVGWSQFGPSSQQQQQIYQITHPSQLPGPCTHPSQYSSTHTSTHQPQGHQTSHVYMPISSPTTAQAPPFIQAAPGSQPSSSSSFSQYNIQNISTGPRKNQIEIKLESPQRSNSNTTTAVLRPGGVGSGCGGPRSSSSTAVPSSSAATCSTTPLSISSQSLSRSQPTVYIAASPPTSSAAAAAAAAEEASMASSGSRTHPKFYISANANPTGDDPSLRNPPTLYISSNPQMPGTAACRNMAGQVSMGPAYIHHHPPKSRASMGSCGTATSPRVVVTQPNTKYTFKITVSPNKPPAVSPGVVSPTFEATNLLSVPSDHFAEPEAHHLSDPLLVQRERPSEARKLSMGADDAAYTQALMIHQKARMERLWHELEMKKKKLEKLKAEVNEMETDLTRRRLQRSNSVAQIPSLEEMQQLRCRNRKLQIDIDCLTKEIDLLQTKGPHFNPSAIYNFYDNIGFLGPVPPKPKAEQRSLVKTPKTVPDTEEDEGAQWNCTACTFLNHPALNRCEQCEFPRHF, from the exons ATGGCCCAGGGAAGTCAGCAGATTGATACCCAGGTGTTACATGACCTGTGCCAGAAGTTTCCTGAGGTACCTGAGGGTGTTGTATCCCAGTGTATACTGCAG AATAATAACAATTTGGATGCCTGTTGTCAATTCCTGTCTCATGAGAGCACCAAGTATCTTTATGGAGAAGGAGATCTAAACTTCCCTGACGATTCCAGCATTTCCGGACTTCGAAATCACATGACCCAGCTGAACCTTGGCTTGCAGTCGCAGAATGTGTATCACCCATCCGGCTGGGAAGGAGTTAGAATGAATGGGAGCAGGACTCTGGCCCACAGCCTCAGTGACGGGCCCCTCCAGGCCGAACAGCCAAACACCGAATTTTTTCAGCAAGAACCCCAGTCAGCTCCGGTGCAAGGGCCTTCCCACTTAAACGTCTTTGGAGTTATGGACACAACGCGAAACCCACATCCTCCGCAGCACCTTGGACTTTACCAGTTGGGTGGCAAAGGAAACTCTGCAAGCTCTCAACAGGCCCCTAGATTTAACCCTATCACAGTCACACTGGCCCCCAATATTCAGACTGGCCGAAACACCCCCACCTCTTTGCACATACACGGTGGGCCCCCGCCGGCTCTAAACAGTCCCCAGGGTAACTCTATCTATATTAGGCCTTATGTCACTCAATCTGGTACAACCCGGCAAACTTCTCAGCAGCAGCAAGTGGGTTGGTCACAATTTGGTCCCAgctcacaacagcagcagcagatctATCAGATCACCCATCCTTCCCAGTTGCCTGGCCCCTGTACTCACCCATCCCAGTACAGCTCTACACATACCTCAACGCACCAGCCACAGGGCCACCAGACGTCTCACGTCTACATGCCCATCAGCTCACCCACTACTGCTCAAGCGCCTCCTTTCATCCAGGCTGCTCCCGGCAGCCAGccttcttcatcttcctcttTCAGCCAATACAACATTCAGAACATCTCCACAGGGCCACGCAAGAACCAGATTGAAATCAAACTTGAATCACCCCAGCGGAGTAACTCCAACACCACCACTGCAGTGCTGCGCCCTGGAGGAGTAGGATCAGGCTGCGGCGGACCTCGTTCATCCTCCTCCACTGCTGTCCCTTCCTCCTCTGCTGCCACCTGTTCCACAACACCCTTATCCATCAGCAGTCAGTCACTGAGCCGCAGCCAACCCACCGTTTACATAGCTGCCAGCCCGCCCActtcctctgctgctgctgctgctgctgctgctgaggagGCCTCAATGGCTTCCTCTGGCTCCCGCACCCACCCCAAGTTTTACATTTCAGCCAACGCAAACCCCACGGGTGATGACCCTAGTCTCCGGAACCCGCCCACACTCTACATCTCTTCCAATCCACAAATGCCAGGGACAGCTGCCTGTCGGAACATGGCAGGGCAGGTGAGCATGGGCCCCGCCTACATCCACCACCACCCGCCCAAATCCCGGGCTTCCATGGGCAGTTGTGGCACCGCCACCTCGCCCAGGGTGGTGGTAACTCAGCCCAACACCAAGTACACTTTTAAAATCACAGTCTCTCCCAACAAGCCTCCGGCCGTCTCCCCTGGGGTGGTGTCCCCCACCTTCGAAGCCACCAATTTGCTCAGCGTTCCATCTGATCACTTTGCTGAACCCGAGGCCCATCATCTTTCGGACCCATTGTTAGTGCAGAGGGAAAGACCTAGCGAGGCCAGAAAACTCAGCATGGGAGCAGACGATGCAGCCTACACGCAAG CTTTAATGATACACCAGAAGGCCAGGATGGAGCGGCTCTGGCATGAACTTGAGATGAAGAAGAAAAAGCTGGAAAAACTAAAAGCCGAGGTGAATGAAATGGAGACTGACCTTACTCGAAGACGTCTACAAAGATCCAACTCCGTCGCCCAAATACCTTCA CTTGAGGAAATGCAACAGTTAAGATGCAGAAACAGAAAACTGCAGATAGACATTGACTGCTTAACCAAAGAAATTGATCTCCTTCAAACAAAAG gaCCACACTTTAATCCCAGCGCTATTTATAATTTCTATGACAACATTGGCTTTCTAGGTCCTGTTCCACCAAAGCCCAAAG caGAGCAGAGATCTCTTGTAAAAACACCAAAGACTGTACCAGACACAGAAGAGGATGAAGGGGCTCAGTGGAATTGTACTGCCTGTACCTTCCTGAATCACCCAGCCCTTAACCGCTGTGAACAGTGCGAGTTTCCTAGGCATTTCTGA
- the LOC117411419 gene encoding TGF-beta-activated kinase 1 and MAP3K7-binding protein 2-like isoform X3 codes for MTQLNLGLQSQNVYHPSGWEGVRMNGSRTLAHSLSDGPLQAEQPNTEFFQQEPQSAPVQGPSHLNVFGVMDTTRNPHPPQHLGLYQLGGKGNSASSQQAPRFNPITVTLAPNIQTGRNTPTSLHIHGGPPPALNSPQGNSIYIRPYVTQSGTTRQTSQQQQVGWSQFGPSSQQQQQIYQITHPSQLPGPCTHPSQYSSTHTSTHQPQGHQTSHVYMPISSPTTAQAPPFIQAAPGSQPSSSSSFSQYNIQNISTGPRKNQIEIKLESPQRSNSNTTTAVLRPGGVGSGCGGPRSSSSTAVPSSSAATCSTTPLSISSQSLSRSQPTVYIAASPPTSSAAAAAAAAEEASMASSGSRTHPKFYISANANPTGDDPSLRNPPTLYISSNPQMPGTAACRNMAGQVSMGPAYIHHHPPKSRASMGSCGTATSPRVVVTQPNTKYTFKITVSPNKPPAVSPGVVSPTFEATNLLSVPSDHFAEPEAHHLSDPLLVQRERPSEARKLSMGADDAAYTQALMIHQKARMERLWHELEMKKKKLEKLKAEVNEMETDLTRRRLQRSNSVAQIPSLEEMQQLRCRNRKLQIDIDCLTKEIDLLQTKGPHFNPSAIYNFYDNIGFLGPVPPKPKAEQRSLVKTPKTVPDTEEDEGAQWNCTACTFLNHPALNRCEQCEFPRHF; via the exons ATGACCCAGCTGAACCTTGGCTTGCAGTCGCAGAATGTGTATCACCCATCCGGCTGGGAAGGAGTTAGAATGAATGGGAGCAGGACTCTGGCCCACAGCCTCAGTGACGGGCCCCTCCAGGCCGAACAGCCAAACACCGAATTTTTTCAGCAAGAACCCCAGTCAGCTCCGGTGCAAGGGCCTTCCCACTTAAACGTCTTTGGAGTTATGGACACAACGCGAAACCCACATCCTCCGCAGCACCTTGGACTTTACCAGTTGGGTGGCAAAGGAAACTCTGCAAGCTCTCAACAGGCCCCTAGATTTAACCCTATCACAGTCACACTGGCCCCCAATATTCAGACTGGCCGAAACACCCCCACCTCTTTGCACATACACGGTGGGCCCCCGCCGGCTCTAAACAGTCCCCAGGGTAACTCTATCTATATTAGGCCTTATGTCACTCAATCTGGTACAACCCGGCAAACTTCTCAGCAGCAGCAAGTGGGTTGGTCACAATTTGGTCCCAgctcacaacagcagcagcagatctATCAGATCACCCATCCTTCCCAGTTGCCTGGCCCCTGTACTCACCCATCCCAGTACAGCTCTACACATACCTCAACGCACCAGCCACAGGGCCACCAGACGTCTCACGTCTACATGCCCATCAGCTCACCCACTACTGCTCAAGCGCCTCCTTTCATCCAGGCTGCTCCCGGCAGCCAGccttcttcatcttcctcttTCAGCCAATACAACATTCAGAACATCTCCACAGGGCCACGCAAGAACCAGATTGAAATCAAACTTGAATCACCCCAGCGGAGTAACTCCAACACCACCACTGCAGTGCTGCGCCCTGGAGGAGTAGGATCAGGCTGCGGCGGACCTCGTTCATCCTCCTCCACTGCTGTCCCTTCCTCCTCTGCTGCCACCTGTTCCACAACACCCTTATCCATCAGCAGTCAGTCACTGAGCCGCAGCCAACCCACCGTTTACATAGCTGCCAGCCCGCCCActtcctctgctgctgctgctgctgctgctgctgaggagGCCTCAATGGCTTCCTCTGGCTCCCGCACCCACCCCAAGTTTTACATTTCAGCCAACGCAAACCCCACGGGTGATGACCCTAGTCTCCGGAACCCGCCCACACTCTACATCTCTTCCAATCCACAAATGCCAGGGACAGCTGCCTGTCGGAACATGGCAGGGCAGGTGAGCATGGGCCCCGCCTACATCCACCACCACCCGCCCAAATCCCGGGCTTCCATGGGCAGTTGTGGCACCGCCACCTCGCCCAGGGTGGTGGTAACTCAGCCCAACACCAAGTACACTTTTAAAATCACAGTCTCTCCCAACAAGCCTCCGGCCGTCTCCCCTGGGGTGGTGTCCCCCACCTTCGAAGCCACCAATTTGCTCAGCGTTCCATCTGATCACTTTGCTGAACCCGAGGCCCATCATCTTTCGGACCCATTGTTAGTGCAGAGGGAAAGACCTAGCGAGGCCAGAAAACTCAGCATGGGAGCAGACGATGCAGCCTACACGCAAG CTTTAATGATACACCAGAAGGCCAGGATGGAGCGGCTCTGGCATGAACTTGAGATGAAGAAGAAAAAGCTGGAAAAACTAAAAGCCGAGGTGAATGAAATGGAGACTGACCTTACTCGAAGACGTCTACAAAGATCCAACTCCGTCGCCCAAATACCTTCA CTTGAGGAAATGCAACAGTTAAGATGCAGAAACAGAAAACTGCAGATAGACATTGACTGCTTAACCAAAGAAATTGATCTCCTTCAAACAAAAG gaCCACACTTTAATCCCAGCGCTATTTATAATTTCTATGACAACATTGGCTTTCTAGGTCCTGTTCCACCAAAGCCCAAAG caGAGCAGAGATCTCTTGTAAAAACACCAAAGACTGTACCAGACACAGAAGAGGATGAAGGGGCTCAGTGGAATTGTACTGCCTGTACCTTCCTGAATCACCCAGCCCTTAACCGCTGTGAACAGTGCGAGTTTCCTAGGCATTTCTGA
- the LOC117410933 gene encoding probable ribonuclease ZC3H12D — protein MSRHQSKVERFLKLGYSEKDIVRVLESLRQDALTNDILEELIKTGQKAEVEQPRSSSPQLVPRGCSPQEPVKLRPLAEEEDSDHCSVLRPIVIDGSNVAMSHGNKQVFSCHGIQLAVLWFWERGHRDITVFVPSWRKEQPRPETPITDQNILHELEKRKILVYTPSRRVKGKRVVCYDDRYIVKLAYESDGIIVSNDNYRDLQSEKQDWKRFIEGRLLMYSFVNDKFMPPDDPLGRSGPHIENFLRKTPNIPEHKWQHCPYGKKCTYGVKCKFYHPERSNQSHMSLADELRAKTKSTSPKPFKEDEQPLNVRATSANQVAVAFNIAASYGQDAKVSVCNGLHSAAPLSHEGVLHRYSPNHLIDSQKQSASPSYFQYSTAFQNPGRDEGFESMEVKFSTMFVQGKPYKQGNFCSTEYDRASCSDWCDSPSHCIMDCARSHRCSPTGIAPKPCFCYRNPPQKTPQSCGSQPQVPGSPTLSPGLYANFLPMHNSEIHKQKSCDLTAPPSNQAPLAVQEQQQHHYHFNQQKYSSLGHSATLNNSWGNGQMGSPAANQAYTFSSEQRFSLTEQKKYVRSQLCAIFPQGVVDQVMSLYPNVLDRTHLISLIYQFKSNHTRF, from the exons ATGAGCAGGCACCAGAGCAAAGTAGAGCGTTTCCTCAAACTGGGCTACTCCGAGAAAGACATTGTGAGGGTGCTGGAGAGCCTCCGACAGGATGCCTTGACCAATGACATCTTGGAGGAGCTGATTAAAACGGGCCAAAAGGCTGAGGTAGAGCAACCGAGGAGCTCCAGCCCACAGCTTGTGCCCAGAGGTTGCAGCCCCCAAGAACCTGTGAAGCTGAGACCACTGGCAGAAGAGGAGGACAGTGATCACTGCAGTGTCCTGCGGCCCATCGTCATTGACGGCAGCAATGTTGCCATGAG tcatggAAACAAACAGGTGTTTTCATGCCACGGGATCCAGCTGGCAGTGCTGTGGTTCTGGGAAAGAGGCCACCGGGATATCACGGTGTTTGTCCCCTCCTGGAGGAAGGAGCAGCCCAGACCAGAGACTCCCATTACAG ACCAGAATATACTCCATGAGCTAGAAAAGAGAAAGATACTTGTGTACACCCCGTCTCGCCGCGTCAAGGGGAAGAGAGTGGTGTGCTATGACGACCGCTACATTGTGAAACTGGCCTACGAGTCAGATGGGATAATCGTATCAAATGATAACTACCGCGACCTGCAGAGCGAGAAACAAGACTGGAAAAGATTTATCGAAGGCAGGCTTCTGATGTACTCTTTTGTAAATGACAA GTTTATGCCTCCAGATGATCCTTTGGGTAGGAGTGGACCCCACATTGAAAACTTTTTGAGGAAGACACCTAACATTCCTGAACACAAATGGCAGCATTGTCCATatg GAAAGAAGTGTACATACGGCGTGAAGTGCAAGTTCTACCATCCCGAAAGATCCAATCAGTCACACATGTCACTTGCTGATGAACTCCGAGCCAAAACAAAGTCAACTTCACCCAAACCCTTTAAAGAAGATGAGCAGCCTCTTAACGTCAGAGCAACGTCTGCTAATCAGGTTGCGGTTGCATTTAACATTGCTGCTTCTTACGGACAGGATGCCAAAGTGTCTGTTTGCAACGGCCTTCATTCAGCTGCGCCCTTGAGTCACGAAGGAGTCCTCCACAGGTATTCACCCAATCATTTGATAGACAGTCAAAAACAAAGTGCAAGTCCCTCCTATTTTCAGTATTCTACTGCCTTCCAAAATCCAGGGCGCGATGAAGGATTTGAGTCCATGGAAGTCAAGTTTTCCACTATGTTCGTTCAGGGGAAGCCATACAAACAGGGTAACTTCTGTTCCACCGAGTACGACAGGGCCTCATGCTCAGACTGGTGCGACAGCCCAAGCCATTGTATAATGGACTGTGCTCGTTCACACAGGTGCAGCCCCACTGGAATTGCTCCAAAGCCTTGTTTCTGCTACAGGAACCCCCCACAGAAAACACCTCAGAGCTGCGGTAGCCAGCCACAGGTGCCAGGAAGTCCAACACTAAGCCCTGGTTTATATGCTAACTTTCTCCCCATGCACAATTCTGAAATCCACAAACAAAAGTCCTGTGATTTAACAGCACCTCCAAGCAACCAGGCTCCACTCGCAGTACAAGAACAGCAGCAACATCATTATCATTTTAACCAGCAGAAGTATTCTTCACTCGGTCACAGCGCCACCCTAAACAACAGCTGGGGAAATGGACAGATGGGGTCTCCAGCAGCAAACCAGGCTTACACTTTCTCTTCAGAGCAGAGATTTTCACTCACTGAACAGAAAAAGTATGTCCGAAGCCAGTTATGTGCCATCTTTCCACAGGGAGTAGTGGATCAGGTCATGTCTTTGTACCCAAATGTTTTAGACAGAACACATCTCATCTCATTAATCTACCAATTTAAAAGTAATCACACCCGTTTTTAA